The following proteins come from a genomic window of Ferrovibrio sp. MS7:
- a CDS encoding RNA polymerase sigma factor, whose protein sequence is MAQLRARVFRFILKAIGHAGDAEDLTQRVILVALENLQSFRQDAALSTWVIGIAFNMVRSHRRMAAGNRRFVGEEALEAVPSNDPPLAEHYVVRDELQRLHRAIATLPGEFREAILLVSLEELTYEQAAEILGVPIGTIRSRVFRARQLLRSALA, encoded by the coding sequence GTGGCACAACTGAGGGCGCGGGTATTCCGTTTCATCCTCAAGGCCATCGGCCATGCCGGCGATGCGGAAGACCTGACCCAGCGCGTGATCCTGGTGGCGTTGGAAAATCTGCAAAGCTTCCGCCAGGACGCGGCGCTTTCCACCTGGGTGATCGGCATTGCCTTCAACATGGTGCGCAGCCACCGCCGCATGGCCGCCGGCAACCGGCGCTTTGTCGGCGAGGAGGCGCTGGAGGCGGTGCCCTCGAACGACCCGCCGCTGGCCGAGCATTATGTGGTGCGCGATGAATTGCAGCGCCTGCACCGCGCCATCGCCACGTTGCCGGGTGAATTCCGCGAGGCCATCCTGTTGGTATCGCTGGAAGAATTGACCTACGAACAGGCCGCCGAAATCCTCGGCGTGCCGATCGGAACGATCCGCAGCCGGGTTTTCCGGGCCCGGCAATTGCTGCGGTCGGCGCTGGCGTGA
- the hisN gene encoding histidinol-phosphatase has translation MQSCPADLIRFAGHLADLAGEAIRPHFRQRSMAVESKADASPVTVADRGAEAAMRKAIEQAYPDHGIYGEEYGHARPEAPWQWILDPIDGTKSFVTGLPIFGTLIALTYEGRPLLGVIDQPIMRDRWIGAEGHGTTYNGVATKANSGTALADAALLTTYVDGFTDSEAAAFTTLRKSCRLNRMSGDCIAYALISSGFADIVLDGKVQPYDYAALIPVIEGAGGIVTDWEGRRLDTRNPARVLAAANAGLHDAAKAILAGA, from the coding sequence GTGCAGTCCTGCCCCGCTGACCTGATTCGCTTCGCCGGTCACCTGGCCGATCTGGCCGGGGAAGCTATTCGCCCGCATTTCCGCCAGCGCAGCATGGCGGTGGAGAGCAAGGCCGATGCCTCGCCGGTGACGGTGGCGGATCGTGGCGCTGAAGCCGCGATGCGCAAGGCCATCGAACAGGCTTATCCCGACCACGGCATCTATGGCGAGGAATACGGCCATGCGCGCCCCGAAGCGCCGTGGCAATGGATTCTCGATCCGATCGACGGCACCAAGAGCTTCGTCACCGGTCTGCCGATCTTCGGCACTCTGATCGCGTTGACCTATGAGGGCCGGCCACTGCTGGGCGTGATCGACCAGCCGATCATGCGCGACCGCTGGATCGGCGCCGAGGGCCACGGCACCACCTATAACGGCGTGGCGACCAAGGCCAATAGCGGCACCGCGCTGGCCGATGCGGCCCTGCTCACCACCTATGTCGACGGCTTCACCGACAGCGAAGCCGCCGCCTTCACGACATTGCGCAAATCCTGCCGGCTGAACCGCATGAGCGGTGACTGCATCGCCTATGCCCTGATCAGTTCCGGCTTTGCCGATATCGTGCTGGACGGCAAGGTGCAGCCCTATGACTACGCCGCGCTGATCCCGGTGATCGAAGGTGCCGGCGGCATCGTCACCGACTGGGAAGGCCGCCGGCTCGATACCAGGAACCCGGCCCGCGTGCTGGCTGCCGCCAATGCCGGCCTTCACGATGCCGCGAAGGCCATACTCGCGGGCGCCTGA
- a CDS encoding 3-deoxy-manno-octulosonate cytidylyltransferase, whose protein sequence is MPQSAQAQSALPQNPIVLIPSRLASTRLPDKPLADIHGKPMIVHCLDRAREAGFARVAVACGDQAIADAVRAAGGEAVMTDPAHPSGSDRIFEALTRLDPKGEHDAIINLQGDLPAIDPKVVRAALAPLADAAIDIATLATPIVDRHEIDDPNVVKAVLSLEPGQSIGPALYFSRRPVPSGDGPLWHHIGIYAYRRAALVRFVALKPSPLERREKLEQLRALENGMRIAAAVVDTLPLGVDTPGDLDRIRQVMAK, encoded by the coding sequence ATGCCCCAATCCGCCCAAGCCCAATCTGCTCTGCCCCAGAACCCGATCGTGCTGATTCCGTCACGGCTGGCCTCCACCCGGCTGCCGGACAAGCCGCTGGCCGATATCCATGGCAAGCCGATGATCGTGCATTGCCTGGACCGGGCGCGCGAGGCCGGATTCGCCCGCGTGGCGGTGGCCTGCGGCGACCAGGCAATTGCCGATGCGGTGCGGGCCGCCGGCGGCGAGGCGGTGATGACCGACCCGGCGCATCCCTCGGGCTCCGACCGCATCTTCGAGGCGCTGACCCGGCTCGACCCCAAGGGTGAGCATGACGCGATAATCAATCTGCAGGGCGACCTGCCGGCCATCGATCCCAAGGTGGTGCGCGCGGCGCTGGCGCCGCTGGCCGATGCCGCCATCGACATTGCCACGCTCGCGACGCCCATCGTCGACCGCCATGAGATCGACGATCCCAATGTGGTGAAGGCGGTGCTGAGCCTGGAGCCCGGCCAGAGCATCGGCCCGGCGCTGTATTTCAGCCGCCGCCCGGTGCCTTCGGGCGACGGGCCGCTGTGGCACCATATCGGCATCTATGCGTATCGCCGCGCCGCGCTGGTGCGTTTCGTGGCGCTGAAACCATCGCCACTTGAGCGGCGCGAGAAACTGGAGCAGTTGCGTGCGCTTGAGAATGGCATGCGCATCGCGGCAGCCGTCGTTGACACCCTGCCGCTCGGCGTCGATACTCCCGGCGACCTTGATCGCATCCGCCAAGTCATGGCGAAATAA
- a CDS encoding UbiX family flavin prenyltransferase → MAKRLIVGISGASGVIYGIRLLESLKNSEIETHLVVTRAAEMTIAYETPYTAKDVKALADKVYPLEDVGAAIASGSFQTLGMVVAPCSMKTLAEIATGVTGNLLTRAADVVLKERRRLVLVPRETPLHLGHLRNMVSVTEIGAIVAPPMPAFYAEPKTLDDLIDHSVGRVLDLFGIESGLVRRWQGSPLKKR, encoded by the coding sequence GTGGCAAAACGCCTGATCGTCGGTATCAGCGGCGCCTCCGGCGTGATCTACGGTATCCGGTTACTGGAATCGCTCAAAAATTCCGAGATCGAAACCCATCTCGTCGTCACCCGCGCTGCGGAAATGACCATCGCCTATGAAACACCGTATACGGCGAAGGACGTCAAAGCCCTGGCCGACAAGGTCTATCCGCTGGAGGATGTCGGCGCCGCGATAGCATCCGGTTCGTTCCAGACCTTGGGCATGGTGGTGGCACCCTGCTCGATGAAGACTTTGGCCGAGATCGCCACCGGGGTTACCGGCAATCTGCTGACGCGGGCCGCCGATGTGGTGCTGAAGGAGCGCCGCCGCCTGGTGCTGGTGCCGCGCGAAACGCCGCTGCATCTCGGGCATCTGCGCAACATGGTGAGCGTGACGGAAATCGGCGCCATCGTGGCGCCGCCGATGCCGGCCTTCTATGCCGAGCCAAAGACGCTGGACGATCTGATCGACCACAGCGTCGGCCGCGTGCTCGATCTTTTCGGCATTGAGTCCGGCCTGGTGCGGCGCTGGCAGGGCAGCCCGCTCAAGAAACGCTAA
- a CDS encoding YdcH family protein, with translation MATEAHIESLVEKHAHLQAVIDDETHRPLPDPVRVSQLKREKLKLKEAIERLKQ, from the coding sequence ATGGCTACTGAAGCCCATATTGAGAGCCTCGTCGAAAAACATGCCCATCTGCAGGCGGTCATTGACGACGAAACGCACCGCCCACTCCCAGATCCTGTCCGCGTCAGCCAGTTGAAGCGCGAAAAGCTCAAGCTCAAGGAGGCGATTGAACGCCTCAAGCAGTGA
- a CDS encoding prephenate dehydratase, translating into MSPVATLATSSTDPARVVAFQGAAGAYSHLACREALPDLVPLPCATFEDAFAAVREGRATCGLIPIENSTAGRVADIHHLLPEGGLYITAEHFLRVRHQLLAPKGASLKTVRRVYSHVQALSQCRGVIRELGLEAIVSTDTAGSAKDVAERNDPAEAAVASTIAGELYGLQVLRPDIEDNDTNTTRFVKLERQRLDPDPVQAADCLTSLMFKVRSVPAALYKALGGFATNGVNVVKLESYMTDGFRVAEFYCEIEGHPATKSVQLALDELGFFSRQLKILGVYRAHSYRSSL; encoded by the coding sequence ATGTCTCCGGTCGCAACTCTCGCCACGTCTTCCACCGATCCGGCCCGCGTCGTGGCCTTCCAGGGGGCTGCTGGCGCCTATTCGCATCTGGCCTGCCGCGAAGCCTTGCCCGATCTGGTGCCGCTGCCCTGCGCCACTTTCGAGGATGCTTTTGCCGCCGTGCGCGAGGGCCGCGCCACCTGCGGCCTGATCCCGATCGAGAATTCCACCGCCGGCCGCGTCGCCGACATCCATCACCTGTTGCCGGAAGGCGGGCTCTACATCACGGCAGAGCATTTCCTGCGCGTACGGCACCAGCTTCTGGCGCCGAAGGGCGCCAGCCTCAAGACGGTGCGCCGGGTCTACAGCCATGTGCAGGCATTGTCGCAATGCCGTGGCGTGATCCGCGAGTTGGGCCTGGAGGCGATTGTCTCCACCGACACCGCTGGTTCGGCCAAGGATGTGGCGGAACGCAACGATCCGGCGGAAGCCGCTGTTGCCTCCACCATCGCCGGCGAACTTTATGGCCTGCAGGTGTTGCGCCCCGATATCGAGGACAACGACACCAACACCACGCGCTTCGTGAAGCTGGAGCGTCAGCGCCTTGATCCCGATCCGGTGCAGGCCGCTGATTGCCTCACCAGCCTGATGTTCAAGGTGCGCTCGGTGCCTGCCGCGCTCTACAAGGCGCTGGGCGGTTTCGCCACCAACGGCGTCAATGTCGTGAAGCTGGAAAGCTACATGACCGATGGCTTCCGCGTCGCGGAATTCTATTGCGAGATCGAAGGCCATCCCGCCACCAAGAGCGTGCAGTTGGCGCTGGACGAGCTCGGCTTCTTTTCCCGCCAGCTCAAGATTCTCGGCGTCTACCGCGCGCATTCCTATCGTTCCAGTTTGTGA
- a CDS encoding acyl-CoA synthetase, protein MTTIYDRDLDKNPANYEPLSPLSFLRRTAEVFPHRLAVVHGAWRYDYATLYVRCRRLASALARRGIRRGDTVALIAPNTPAHLEAHFGVPATGAVLNSINTRLDPAAIAFILDHGEAKVLFVDREFAAIAEQALALAKVRPYVIDIDDAAVTAGERIGSIEYEDFLKLGDYEYPWQGPLDEWDAIALGYTSGTTGNPKGVVTHHRGAYLNAMGNAVTWNLPKHPVYLWTLPMFHCDGWCFPWTITMLAGVHVCLRKVEPAAVFSSFADLGVTHFCGAPTVLSMLINAPAEVRAKLKPGVKCMTAGAAPPAAVIAAMEEMGFDITHVYGLTEVYGPAVVCDWHEEWEKLDLPERAKLKARQGVRYHVEEDVAVLDPQTMQRVPADGETMGEIMFRGNIVMKGYLKNPKATQEAFAGGWFHSGDLGVAYPGGYMQIKDRSKDIIISGGENISTLEVEGVLYMHPDVMEAAVVARPDAHWGETPCAFVTLKQGGKATADDIIAFCREHLARFKVPKTVVFSELPKTSTGKIQKFELREKAKNLG, encoded by the coding sequence ATGACAACAATTTATGATCGTGATCTCGACAAGAACCCGGCGAATTACGAGCCGCTGTCGCCCTTGAGTTTCCTGCGGCGTACGGCGGAGGTTTTCCCGCACCGCCTGGCGGTGGTGCATGGCGCCTGGCGCTATGACTATGCGACGCTCTATGTCCGCTGCCGCCGCCTTGCCTCGGCACTGGCGCGGCGCGGCATCCGGCGCGGCGACACCGTGGCGCTGATCGCGCCGAATACCCCGGCGCATCTGGAAGCGCATTTCGGCGTGCCGGCCACCGGCGCGGTGCTGAACTCGATCAACACACGCCTGGACCCGGCAGCCATCGCTTTCATCCTCGATCACGGCGAAGCCAAGGTGCTGTTCGTCGACCGCGAATTCGCTGCCATTGCCGAGCAGGCTCTGGCCCTGGCGAAAGTGCGCCCCTATGTGATCGACATCGACGATGCCGCCGTCACTGCTGGCGAACGCATCGGCAGCATCGAGTACGAGGATTTCCTCAAGCTCGGCGACTATGAATATCCCTGGCAGGGCCCGCTGGATGAGTGGGATGCCATCGCGCTCGGCTATACATCGGGCACCACCGGCAATCCCAAGGGCGTGGTGACGCATCATCGCGGCGCCTACCTGAATGCCATGGGCAATGCCGTAACCTGGAACCTGCCGAAGCATCCGGTCTATCTCTGGACGCTGCCGATGTTCCATTGCGACGGCTGGTGTTTCCCCTGGACCATCACCATGCTGGCCGGCGTGCATGTCTGCCTGCGCAAGGTCGAGCCGGCCGCCGTGTTCTCCAGCTTCGCCGATCTCGGCGTGACGCATTTCTGCGGTGCACCGACGGTGCTGAGCATGCTGATCAATGCACCCGCCGAGGTGCGCGCCAAGCTGAAGCCGGGCGTGAAATGCATGACCGCCGGTGCCGCGCCGCCCGCCGCCGTGATCGCCGCGATGGAGGAAATGGGCTTCGACATCACCCATGTCTACGGCCTCACGGAAGTCTATGGCCCCGCCGTGGTCTGCGACTGGCATGAGGAATGGGAAAAGCTGGATCTGCCCGAGCGCGCCAAGCTGAAGGCGCGCCAGGGCGTGCGCTATCATGTCGAGGAAGACGTGGCGGTGCTGGACCCGCAGACCATGCAGCGCGTACCCGCCGATGGCGAGACCATGGGCGAGATCATGTTCCGCGGCAACATCGTGATGAAGGGCTACCTGAAAAACCCGAAGGCGACCCAGGAAGCCTTCGCCGGCGGCTGGTTCCATTCCGGCGATCTCGGCGTTGCCTATCCCGGCGGCTACATGCAGATCAAGGACCGCTCGAAGGACATCATCATTTCCGGTGGCGAGAATATCTCGACGCTGGAAGTGGAAGGCGTGCTCTACATGCATCCGGACGTGATGGAAGCCGCCGTGGTGGCGCGGCCCGACGCGCATTGGGGCGAGACGCCTTGCGCCTTCGTCACGCTGAAGCAGGGCGGCAAGGCGACGGCAGACGACATCATCGCCTTCTGCCGCGAGCATCTGGCGCGCTTCAAGGTGCCGAAGACTGTGGTGTTCAGCGAACTGCCGAAAACCTCGACCGGCAAGATTCAGAAATTCGAATTGCGCGAGAAGGCCAAGAATCTCGGCTAA
- a CDS encoding sulfite exporter TauE/SafE family protein — MLEALPILHDPWFYAAAMPAVIIIGLSKGGFGPGTSMLALPLMSLTIPPLQAAAITLPVLCVMDLAGLWGFRKHWDRANMAIILPGALLGILIGTLTADWVSNRGVQVIIGIVAIAFVLDKLLRKGSPQPAPRNVKKGVFWSIISGFTSFIAHAGGPPLSVYLVPQRLDKTLFLGTTVVYFTILNYVKLIPYAWLGQFSPENLGTAAILAPVAVGGVFLGMYLHKFLSDTTFYRIIYGITFLCGLKLLADGFGL, encoded by the coding sequence ATGCTCGAAGCCCTGCCGATCCTGCACGACCCCTGGTTCTATGCCGCCGCGATGCCGGCGGTGATCATCATCGGCCTGAGCAAGGGCGGCTTCGGCCCCGGCACCAGCATGCTGGCGCTGCCGCTGATGAGCCTGACCATTCCGCCGCTGCAGGCCGCCGCCATCACGCTGCCGGTACTCTGCGTCATGGATCTCGCCGGACTATGGGGGTTCCGCAAGCATTGGGACCGCGCCAACATGGCGATCATCCTGCCCGGCGCGCTGCTCGGCATCCTGATCGGCACGCTCACCGCCGACTGGGTAAGCAATCGCGGCGTGCAGGTGATCATCGGCATCGTCGCCATTGCCTTCGTGCTCGACAAGCTGCTGCGCAAGGGCAGCCCGCAGCCGGCACCGCGCAATGTGAAGAAAGGCGTGTTCTGGAGCATCATTTCCGGCTTCACCAGCTTCATCGCCCATGCCGGCGGCCCGCCTCTCTCGGTCTATCTGGTGCCGCAACGCCTGGACAAGACGCTCTTCCTCGGCACCACCGTGGTGTATTTCACCATCCTCAACTATGTGAAGCTGATCCCCTATGCCTGGCTCGGGCAATTCAGCCCGGAGAATCTCGGCACCGCCGCGATCCTGGCGCCGGTCGCGGTCGGCGGTGTCTTTCTCGGCATGTATCTGCACAAGTTTCTCAGCGACACCACCTTCTACCGCATCATCTACGGCATCACTTTCCTCTGCGGCCTGAAGTTGCTGGCCGATGGCTTCGGGCTTTGA
- a CDS encoding nitroreductase — translation MAKKIIDYLQQRSSIRAFKPDPVPAEVLQRLLAAGSEAPSWSNTQPYRVAVAQGDLRNRIAKALCDRFDGEVEHGRPREYHVPDKYPAELQPRRVACGFGLYGALGIERQDMAARAQQMRRNFHFFDAPVGLFIYAHGALDAYAALDAGAYMQSVMLAALDEGLGTCAQAALATWPEAVTPFFDVPPEYKLLCGMAVGYPAEHVVNKFRPHHLPPADLSIAPK, via the coding sequence ATGGCGAAAAAGATCATCGATTACCTGCAGCAGCGCAGCAGCATCCGCGCCTTCAAGCCGGATCCGGTGCCCGCCGAGGTGCTGCAGCGGCTGCTGGCTGCTGGTTCGGAAGCGCCGAGCTGGAGCAATACCCAGCCCTACCGCGTCGCCGTGGCGCAAGGCGACCTGCGCAACCGCATCGCCAAGGCGCTGTGCGACCGCTTCGATGGCGAGGTCGAGCATGGCCGTCCCCGCGAATACCATGTGCCGGACAAGTACCCGGCCGAATTGCAGCCGCGCCGCGTCGCCTGCGGTTTCGGCCTCTATGGCGCGCTCGGCATCGAGCGCCAGGACATGGCGGCGCGAGCCCAGCAGATGCGGCGCAATTTCCATTTCTTCGACGCGCCGGTGGGCCTGTTCATCTATGCCCATGGCGCGCTGGATGCCTATGCCGCGCTGGATGCCGGCGCCTACATGCAGTCGGTGATGCTGGCGGCGCTGGACGAAGGCCTTGGCACTTGTGCCCAGGCGGCGCTGGCCACCTGGCCGGAGGCGGTGACGCCGTTCTTCGATGTGCCGCCGGAATACAAGCTGCTCTGTGGCATGGCGGTCGGCTATCCGGCCGAGCATGTGGTGAACAAGTTCCGGCCGCATCACCTGCCGCCGGCGGACCTCAGCATCGCGCCGAAGTGA
- a CDS encoding TIGR02444 family protein → MAFWRFSLALYGRPGVADSCLKLQDEAGADVNLLLLGFWRAEQGLAPWTAAEIAALAAAIDPVNAVLRPFRQARRGLKALIATTADAGDLYEQAKALELRLEQLVQARLAELTPVSATAHAGSDSAEAHLAAYMATLPQPGHPAAAALLAAAGFSVS, encoded by the coding sequence ATGGCATTCTGGCGGTTTTCCCTGGCGCTTTATGGCCGGCCCGGGGTGGCGGATTCCTGCCTGAAATTGCAGGACGAGGCCGGGGCGGACGTCAACCTGCTGCTGCTGGGCTTCTGGCGCGCGGAACAGGGCCTGGCACCCTGGACAGCGGCGGAAATCGCGGCTCTTGCGGCAGCCATCGACCCGGTAAACGCGGTGTTGCGGCCTTTCCGGCAGGCACGCCGGGGCCTCAAGGCCCTGATCGCCACCACGGCAGACGCCGGCGACCTCTATGAACAGGCCAAGGCGCTGGAATTGCGGCTTGAGCAACTGGTGCAGGCGCGGCTTGCCGAACTGACACCGGTGTCCGCCACTGCCCATGCCGGCAGCGACTCGGCCGAGGCACATCTCGCGGCCTACATGGCGACCCTGCCGCAGCCCGGCCATCCTGCCGCCGCCGCTCTGTTGGCGGCTGCCGGCTTTAGCGTTTCTTGA
- a CDS encoding flavin monoamine oxidase family protein: MLPRFARAQAVPAKVDVAILGAGIAGLAAARLLKDRGLSIAVLEARNRIGGRAHTDTQRFGFAVDLGALHLRSLEVNPLVPLIREARVANQIEDGDFWLYEPGHEASAGDYDALGAALDRIDDALNDAKAAHQDRALAALVPVMETRWADAARALAGPLHVGIEFAQVSALDAPRLTGTGNDLWLPGGLGAWVSSLGAGLPIFLEKPVHAIEWSERGVSIGHAGGSLEARACIVAVPLAVLATNGVNFRPEWPGPRREALGRLQVGAIERIALRYRPGSFDAAPSTQLFGPGPGGDVDIARQAMQFRLNALGQPVVLASVGGAYARDLVRAGEEAMIEAARRRLAKLLGSQIDASFVDGMASRWGADPYSLGSHSVARPGAVAARRALAQPLGRVFFAGEHVAPPEWVSQLPGAWASGREAALAVLKALA; the protein is encoded by the coding sequence TTGCTGCCGCGGTTTGCGCGCGCACAGGCCGTGCCGGCCAAGGTGGATGTGGCCATATTGGGTGCCGGCATCGCCGGCCTGGCGGCGGCACGGCTGCTGAAGGATCGTGGCCTTTCCATTGCGGTGCTGGAAGCACGCAACCGTATCGGTGGTCGCGCCCATACCGATACGCAGCGTTTCGGCTTCGCCGTCGATCTCGGTGCCCTGCATCTGCGTTCGCTGGAAGTGAATCCGCTGGTGCCGCTGATCCGCGAGGCGCGCGTTGCCAACCAGATCGAGGATGGCGATTTCTGGCTCTACGAACCCGGCCATGAAGCGTCGGCCGGCGATTACGACGCGCTTGGCGCCGCGCTCGACCGCATCGACGATGCTCTGAACGATGCCAAGGCCGCGCACCAGGACCGCGCGCTCGCGGCCCTGGTGCCGGTGATGGAAACGCGCTGGGCCGATGCTGCCCGTGCGCTGGCCGGGCCGTTGCATGTCGGTATCGAATTCGCGCAAGTATCGGCACTGGATGCGCCGCGCCTCACCGGCACCGGCAATGATCTCTGGCTGCCGGGCGGCCTCGGCGCCTGGGTCTCAAGCCTCGGCGCCGGCCTGCCGATCTTCCTCGAGAAACCAGTACATGCCATTGAATGGAGTGAGCGCGGCGTCAGCATCGGCCATGCCGGCGGCAGCCTGGAGGCGCGCGCCTGCATCGTGGCCGTGCCGCTCGCCGTGCTGGCCACCAATGGCGTGAATTTCCGTCCCGAATGGCCCGGGCCGCGCCGCGAGGCACTGGGCCGGCTGCAGGTTGGCGCCATCGAACGCATCGCCCTGCGCTACCGGCCGGGCAGCTTCGATGCCGCGCCAAGTACGCAGCTTTTCGGTCCCGGTCCTGGCGGCGATGTGGATATCGCGCGCCAGGCGATGCAGTTCCGGCTCAACGCACTTGGCCAGCCGGTGGTGCTGGCCAGCGTCGGCGGCGCCTACGCCCGCGACCTGGTGCGGGCGGGCGAAGAGGCGATGATCGAGGCCGCGCGGCGCCGCCTGGCGAAATTGCTCGGATCGCAGATCGATGCCAGCTTCGTCGATGGCATGGCCTCGCGCTGGGGCGCCGATCCCTACAGCCTCGGCAGCCATTCGGTGGCCCGGCCTGGCGCCGTGGCGGCGCGGCGGGCGCTGGCGCAGCCTTTGGGCCGCGTCTTCTTCGCCGGCGAGCATGTGGCGCCGCCGGAATGGGTCAGCCAGCTGCCCGGTGCCTGGGCCTCGGGCCGCGAGGCGGCGCTGGCGGTACTGAAAGCCCTGGCTTGA
- a CDS encoding cell division protein ZapA yields MAEVNVTINGRIYPIGCDDGEEAQVTRLSALVDARVRELAALVGQVGEARLMLMASLTMADDLEVAQRDLAQLREDVATLRRGQEADKSGADALIGLAQKLEDIAAKLETP; encoded by the coding sequence ATGGCCGAGGTGAATGTTACCATCAATGGCCGTATCTACCCGATCGGCTGCGACGATGGCGAGGAAGCCCAGGTCACGCGGCTATCCGCCCTGGTGGATGCCCGCGTGCGCGAACTGGCCGCCCTGGTCGGCCAGGTGGGCGAGGCGCGGCTGATGCTCATGGCATCGCTGACCATGGCCGACGATCTGGAAGTGGCGCAGCGTGACCTGGCGCAGTTGCGCGAGGATGTTGCCACCCTGCGGCGCGGCCAGGAAGCCGACAAGAGCGGCGCCGATGCGCTCATCGGCCTGGCGCAGAAGCTCGAAGACATCGCGGCCAAGCTCGAGACGCCCTAG
- a CDS encoding c-type cytochrome, which produces MDSFELNKIAGAALACLLVITGLNQIGNMVIHPKKLAEQAYKIDVPDQPPAGGAATPAAAEPEQPVGPLLAAASVEAGQKAAAKCAACHSFDKGGANKVGPNLYGIVGAAKGHIASFAYSDGLKKTGGEWSTDSLFKFIGNPKAYAPGTKMAFAGIKSAKERADLIAYLNAQSDSPKPLQ; this is translated from the coding sequence ATGGATAGTTTCGAGCTGAATAAGATCGCCGGCGCCGCCCTCGCCTGCCTGCTGGTGATCACCGGTTTGAACCAGATCGGCAACATGGTGATCCATCCGAAGAAGCTGGCCGAGCAGGCCTACAAGATCGACGTGCCGGATCAGCCGCCCGCCGGTGGCGCTGCCACCCCGGCCGCCGCCGAGCCGGAGCAGCCGGTTGGCCCACTGCTCGCCGCCGCCAGCGTCGAAGCCGGCCAGAAGGCTGCTGCCAAGTGCGCAGCCTGCCACAGCTTCGACAAGGGCGGTGCCAACAAGGTCGGCCCGAACCTGTACGGCATCGTCGGCGCCGCGAAGGGCCATATCGCCAGCTTCGCCTATTCCGACGGCCTGAAGAAGACCGGCGGCGAGTGGAGCACCGACAGCCTGTTCAAGTTCATCGGCAACCCGAAGGCCTATGCCCCGGGCACCAAGATGGCCTTCGCCGGCATCAAGAGCGCCAAGGAGCGCGCCGACCTGATCGCCTATCTGAACGCCCAGTCGGATAGCCCGAAGCCGCTGCAGTAA
- a CDS encoding YdcH family protein: protein MNFSGSLDLEALQRQLADLMSEHRDLDDAINALAGQAHINQLQIQRMKKKKLALKDQIIKLESLLLPDIIA, encoded by the coding sequence ATGAATTTTTCCGGCTCCCTCGACCTTGAAGCCCTGCAGCGCCAGTTGGCCGACCTGATGTCGGAACACCGCGATCTTGACGACGCGATCAACGCGCTGGCCGGCCAGGCGCATATCAACCAGCTCCAGATCCAGCGCATGAAAAAGAAGAAGCTGGCCCTGAAGGACCAGATTATCAAGCTGGAAAGCCTGCTGCTGCCCGACATCATCGCCTGA